One Mesorhizobium loti genomic window carries:
- a CDS encoding urease subunit beta: MIPGEIISVQGDIELNKGLPTVTLKVANSGDRPIQVGSHYHFFETNEGLKFDREQARGMRLDIAAGTAMRFEPGQERDVTLVPLGGKREVYGFQQKVMGKL, translated from the coding sequence ATGATCCCCGGCGAAATCATCTCCGTCCAAGGCGACATCGAGCTCAACAAGGGCCTGCCGACCGTCACCCTGAAAGTCGCCAACAGCGGCGACCGGCCGATCCAGGTCGGCAGCCACTACCATTTCTTCGAAACCAATGAGGGGCTGAAGTTCGACCGCGAACAGGCGCGCGGCATGCGTCTCGACATTGCCGCCGGCACCGCCATGCGCTTCGAGCCGGGCCAGGAGCGCGACGTCACACTGGTGCCGCTCGGCGGCAAGCGCGAGGTCTACGGATTCCAGCAGAAGGTGATGGGCAAGCTGTGA
- a CDS encoding hydrogenase/urease accessory protein yields MLPAKRLSLSAILFLAAAMPAYAHVGVGTTSSFTAGFMHPVSGLDHMTVMAAVGLWAALKGGRAIWAWPAAFVGVMLGGAALGMAHVAVPLVEPGILASVVALGLLVALAVDLPVSAGVAIIGLFALFHGHAHGTEVPENAGGLEYMAGFAVATVLLHAVGIAAGLSLGMRFRGLARAAGAACAAIGVGLAFGVV; encoded by the coding sequence ATGCTCCCTGCCAAACGACTGTCCCTCTCGGCCATCCTGTTTCTGGCCGCGGCCATGCCTGCCTACGCCCATGTCGGCGTCGGCACCACCTCGTCCTTCACAGCCGGCTTCATGCATCCCGTGTCCGGCCTTGATCATATGACCGTGATGGCCGCCGTTGGCCTGTGGGCCGCCCTCAAGGGCGGCCGGGCGATCTGGGCGTGGCCGGCCGCCTTTGTCGGTGTGATGCTGGGCGGCGCGGCCCTTGGCATGGCGCATGTGGCGGTGCCCTTGGTCGAGCCGGGCATACTGGCCTCCGTCGTGGCGCTCGGATTGCTGGTGGCGCTGGCGGTCGATCTGCCGGTTTCGGCCGGCGTTGCCATTATCGGCCTGTTCGCGCTGTTCCACGGCCACGCGCATGGCACCGAAGTGCCGGAAAATGCAGGCGGGCTCGAATACATGGCCGGCTTCGCCGTCGCCACCGTGCTGCTGCATGCCGTCGGCATCGCCGCGGGGCTGAGCCTTGGCATGAGGTTCCGGGGTCTGGCCCGCGCCGCCGGTGCGGCCTGCGCGGCGATCGGCGTCGGCCTCGCCTTCGGCGTCGTGTGA
- a CDS encoding urease subunit gamma has translation MNLTPREKDKLLIAMAAIVARKRLERGVKLNHPEAIALITDFVVEGARDGRPVAELMEAGAHVVTRAQVMQGIAEMIHDVQVEATFPDGTKLVTVHEPIR, from the coding sequence ATGAACCTGACGCCAAGGGAAAAAGACAAGCTGCTGATCGCCATGGCGGCGATCGTGGCGCGCAAGCGGCTGGAGCGCGGCGTCAAGCTGAACCATCCGGAAGCTATCGCGCTGATCACCGATTTCGTCGTCGAGGGCGCCCGCGACGGCCGCCCGGTCGCCGAACTGATGGAGGCCGGCGCCCATGTCGTCACCCGTGCGCAGGTGATGCAGGGCATCGCCGAGATGATCCATGACGTGCAGGTGGAAGCGACCTTCCCCGACGGTACCAAGCTGGTGACCGTGCACGAGCCCATCAGGTGA
- a CDS encoding urease accessory protein D gives MDTIEYTKFSAPLAQRVAGLAQLGCASADGRTRLRRLYQDGSAKIRLPAVPADPLEAVLINTAGGLTGGDRIGWDVDVGTEASASITTQACEKVYRAASDQAEVRVRLSVGENGRIAWLPQETIVFDRAAFARTLDVELAVGAEALVLEATVFGRLAMGERAAQGTFRDRWRVRQDGLLIHAEDFRIGPDITGALARPAAGGGAIAVATLLLVSSRAEALLDPVREIVGDQGGASAWSVRASGKLLARLYAEDGYQLRQRLVPLVGLLNGKAGLPKLWSL, from the coding sequence GTGGATACGATCGAATATACCAAGTTTTCGGCCCCTTTGGCCCAGCGCGTTGCGGGTCTGGCGCAGCTGGGCTGCGCCAGCGCGGACGGCCGCACGCGGCTGCGGCGTCTCTATCAGGACGGTTCCGCCAAGATAAGGCTGCCGGCCGTTCCGGCCGACCCGCTGGAGGCGGTGCTGATCAACACCGCCGGTGGACTGACCGGCGGCGACCGCATCGGCTGGGATGTGGATGTCGGCACGGAAGCCTCGGCGTCGATAACGACGCAGGCCTGCGAGAAGGTTTACCGCGCCGCATCCGACCAGGCCGAGGTGCGGGTCAGGCTGAGCGTCGGCGAGAACGGCCGCATCGCCTGGCTGCCGCAGGAGACCATCGTCTTTGACCGGGCGGCCTTTGCCCGCACATTGGATGTCGAGCTTGCCGTGGGGGCCGAGGCGCTGGTGCTGGAGGCCACCGTCTTCGGCCGCCTGGCCATGGGCGAACGCGCCGCGCAAGGCACTTTCCGCGACCGCTGGCGTGTTCGCCAGGATGGTTTGCTCATCCATGCCGAGGATTTCCGCATCGGACCCGATATCACTGGCGCCCTGGCACGTCCGGCGGCCGGCGGCGGCGCGATCGCGGTGGCAACGCTGCTGCTGGTGTCGTCACGGGCCGAAGCTCTGCTCGATCCGGTCCGGGAGATCGTTGGCGACCAGGGCGGTGCCAGCGCCTGGAGCGTGAGAGCATCTGGCAAGCTTCTTGCGAGGCTTTACGCCGAGGACGGCTACCAACTGCGCCAGCGGCTGGTTCCGCTCGTCGGATTGCTCAACGGAAAGGCGGGGCTGCCCAAATTATGGTCACTGTGA
- a CDS encoding NodF protein: MADQLATDIIEKIKAHAEPGGEEITTSTELTSLGIHSLELTEIIFDLEEQYGIEIEMNTVDAWSNLKNVGDMVEAVRALIAKKA; this comes from the coding sequence ATGGCTGACCAACTGGCAACGGATATCATCGAAAAGATCAAGGCCCATGCCGAGCCGGGCGGTGAAGAAATCACCACCAGCACCGAATTGACGTCGCTGGGCATCCATTCGCTGGAGTTGACGGAGATCATCTTCGACCTCGAGGAGCAGTATGGCATCGAGATCGAGATGAACACCGTCGATGCCTGGAGCAATCTGAAGAATGTTGGCGACATGGTCGAGGCCGTTCGCGCGCTGATCGCGAAAAAAGCCTGA
- a CDS encoding 3-oxoacyl-(acyl-carrier-protein) synthase, which yields MLKRVVITGIGGLCGLGVDAPAIWAEMRAGRSAIGPIDNPFLHDLKVKTGCEIKAVPDHGIERKQLVSMDRFSLLAVIAAKEAMQQSGLAPHADNTYRMGTIVGVGVCGFETVEENYRAILVEGKNRAGIFTVPRVMPGAAAGQVSMHLGLRGPVFGVTSACSSANHAIATAVDQIRLGRADVMVAGGTDAPLVWGVLKGWEALRVLSPDTCRPFSADRQGLVLGEGAGMAVLESYDHAMARGATILAEIAGAGLSADASDIVAPTIEGPEAAMRFCLADAGLNPEDIDYLNAHGTGTKANDQIETNAIKRVFGEHARSLSISSTKSMHAHCLGASGGLEMIACVMAIREGVVPPTANYREPDPDCDLDVTPNVARERKVRAAISNGFAFGGTNAVLAFKAI from the coding sequence ATGCTGAAACGCGTCGTCATTACCGGCATTGGCGGGCTGTGCGGACTTGGCGTCGATGCGCCGGCCATCTGGGCCGAAATGCGGGCCGGCCGTTCGGCCATCGGCCCGATCGACAATCCCTTCCTGCATGACCTGAAGGTCAAGACCGGCTGCGAGATCAAGGCGGTGCCCGATCACGGCATCGAGCGCAAGCAACTGGTGTCGATGGACCGCTTCAGCCTGCTAGCGGTGATCGCTGCGAAGGAGGCCATGCAGCAGTCCGGCCTGGCTCCGCATGCCGACAACACCTATCGCATGGGAACCATTGTCGGCGTCGGCGTCTGCGGCTTCGAGACCGTCGAGGAGAACTATCGCGCCATCCTGGTCGAGGGCAAGAATCGCGCCGGCATCTTCACCGTGCCCAGGGTCATGCCAGGCGCTGCTGCCGGCCAGGTCAGCATGCATCTTGGCCTGCGCGGACCGGTCTTTGGCGTCACGTCGGCCTGCTCGTCGGCCAACCACGCCATCGCCACGGCGGTCGACCAGATCAGGCTCGGCCGTGCCGACGTGATGGTCGCCGGCGGCACCGATGCGCCGCTGGTCTGGGGCGTGCTCAAGGGCTGGGAGGCATTGCGCGTGCTGTCGCCCGACACCTGCCGGCCGTTCTCGGCCGACCGCCAGGGCCTGGTGCTCGGCGAAGGCGCCGGCATGGCGGTCCTGGAAAGCTACGACCACGCCATGGCGCGTGGCGCCACCATCCTCGCCGAAATCGCCGGTGCCGGCCTTTCAGCCGATGCCTCCGACATCGTCGCTCCGACCATCGAGGGGCCGGAGGCGGCGATGCGCTTCTGTCTGGCCGATGCCGGGCTCAATCCCGAGGACATCGATTATCTAAACGCGCATGGCACCGGCACCAAGGCCAACGACCAGATCGAGACCAACGCGATCAAGCGCGTCTTTGGCGAGCACGCGCGTTCGCTGTCGATCTCTTCGACCAAGTCGATGCATGCCCATTGCCTGGGCGCGTCGGGCGGGCTGGAGATGATCGCCTGCGTCATGGCGATCCGCGAGGGCGTCGTGCCGCCGACCGCGAATTACCGCGAACCCGATCCCGATTGCGATCTCGACGTGACGCCCAATGTCGCGCGCGAACGCAAGGTGCGCGCCGCGATCAGCAACGGTTTTGCTTTCGGCGGCACGAACGCGGTGCTGGCATTCAAGGCCATTTGA
- a CDS encoding glutathione S-transferase yields the protein MADLSAFPIATRWPAKHPDQIQLYSFPTPNGVKVSIALEEIGLPYEPHAVNIGKDESWTPEFLSLNPNGKIPAIIDPNGPDGKPIGLFESGAILLYLAEKTGMLLPADAARRYETIQWVFFQMASVGPMFGQLGFFHKFAGREIADKRPLERYRDESRRLLGVLDGRLKGRKWIMGNDYTIADISLLGWVRNLIGFYEARDLVGFDDFANVAAWLERGLARPAVQKGLTIPARG from the coding sequence ATGGCCGATCTGTCCGCCTTTCCGATCGCAACACGCTGGCCGGCCAAGCATCCGGACCAGATCCAGCTTTATTCATTTCCGACGCCCAACGGGGTGAAGGTCTCGATCGCCCTGGAAGAGATCGGCCTGCCCTACGAGCCGCATGCCGTCAACATCGGCAAGGACGAAAGCTGGACGCCGGAATTCCTGTCGCTCAACCCCAATGGCAAGATCCCGGCGATCATCGATCCCAACGGCCCGGACGGCAAGCCGATCGGCCTGTTCGAATCCGGCGCCATCCTGCTCTATCTCGCCGAAAAGACCGGCATGCTGTTGCCGGCGGACGCGGCGCGGCGCTACGAGACCATCCAGTGGGTCTTCTTCCAGATGGCCTCCGTCGGGCCGATGTTCGGCCAGCTCGGCTTCTTCCACAAATTCGCCGGCCGCGAAATCGCCGACAAGCGCCCGCTGGAGCGCTACCGCGACGAATCGCGGCGGCTGCTCGGCGTGCTCGACGGCAGGCTGAAGGGCCGCAAATGGATCATGGGCAATGACTACACCATCGCCGACATCTCGCTGCTCGGCTGGGTGCGCAATTTGATCGGCTTCTATGAAGCGCGCGACCTCGTCGGCTTCGATGATTTCGCCAATGTGGCGGCATGGCTGGAGCGCGGCCTGGCGCGGCCGGCGGTGCAGAAGGGCCTGACCATTCCGGCAAGGGGCTGA
- a CDS encoding fructose transport system kinase, translating to MSEIAHLAATIFKRAGKAKRFIVAIAGPPGAGKSTLSAGLHDLLPEGAVEVVPMDGFHYDDIVLDARGLRARKGAPETFDFAGFETLMKRIRAGEPDIAIPVFDRNMELSRAAAAIIGTETKFILVEGNYLLLDEEPWTRLAPLFDFSIFVDVPRNELERRLMERWHGHGRSDEDARAWIASNDMPNIERVLARRRAADLIIG from the coding sequence ATGTCCGAGATTGCTCACCTCGCCGCCACCATCTTCAAGCGCGCCGGCAAGGCAAAGCGCTTTATCGTCGCCATTGCAGGACCGCCGGGGGCGGGAAAGTCGACATTGTCGGCCGGCCTGCATGACCTTTTGCCGGAAGGAGCGGTGGAAGTCGTGCCGATGGACGGCTTCCACTATGACGACATCGTGCTCGACGCGCGCGGCCTGCGCGCGCGCAAGGGCGCGCCGGAGACCTTCGACTTTGCCGGCTTCGAAACCCTGATGAAACGCATCCGGGCCGGCGAACCCGACATCGCCATTCCCGTCTTCGACCGCAACATGGAATTGTCGCGCGCCGCCGCGGCGATCATCGGCACCGAGACCAAGTTCATCCTGGTCGAAGGCAATTACCTGCTGCTCGACGAAGAGCCATGGACGCGGCTGGCGCCGCTGTTCGATTTCTCGATCTTCGTCGACGTGCCGCGCAATGAGTTGGAGCGGCGCCTGATGGAGCGCTGGCACGGCCATGGCCGTTCCGATGAGGACGCGCGCGCCTGGATCGCCTCCAACGACATGCCCAACATCGAACGCGTGCTGGCCCGGCGCCGGGCAGCCGACCTGATCATTGGTTAA